One segment of Chryseobacterium viscerum DNA contains the following:
- a CDS encoding glycosyltransferase family 2 protein, whose amino-acid sequence MNMKLSVIIVNYNVTQLLRNCLLSLQKYIQEINYEVIVIDNASTDSSWKDLIPEFPGVHFITSETNGGFSKANNQAIQTAKGEYILLLNPDTEFEGVYMKELLDFADAQPLFGCLGVRMHDAEGNFLPESKRSVPDMFNSFEKLFTNFKKNNSKSYYRNDIEENAVAEVEVMTGAFLLAKKDIYEKIGGLDEAYFMYGEDIDLCYTFLRNGYKNFYYGKVSILHHKGESTIKNEVYLNRFYGAMQIFIDKYYKESKPVQYSFLKAGLMLRHKIEKIKLK is encoded by the coding sequence ATTAATATGAAGCTGTCTGTTATTATTGTTAATTATAATGTTACCCAATTGCTCAGAAACTGTCTCCTGTCACTTCAGAAATATATACAGGAGATCAACTATGAAGTGATTGTTATTGATAATGCTTCTACAGACAGTTCCTGGAAAGATCTTATTCCTGAATTTCCCGGCGTACACTTTATTACCTCTGAAACAAACGGTGGTTTTTCAAAAGCCAATAATCAGGCGATCCAAACAGCAAAAGGAGAGTATATTTTACTTTTGAATCCTGATACTGAGTTTGAAGGGGTTTATATGAAGGAACTTCTGGATTTTGCAGACGCTCAGCCTTTATTCGGATGTCTGGGAGTGAGGATGCATGATGCAGAAGGGAATTTTCTTCCTGAAAGTAAGCGTTCCGTTCCGGATATGTTTAACTCTTTTGAAAAGCTGTTTACGAATTTCAAAAAGAATAACTCTAAGTCTTATTACAGAAACGATATTGAAGAAAATGCGGTTGCTGAAGTAGAAGTGATGACAGGAGCTTTTCTACTGGCTAAAAAAGATATTTACGAAAAAATAGGAGGGTTGGATGAAGCTTACTTTATGTATGGAGAAGATATTGATCTGTGCTATACATTCTTAAGAAACGGTTATAAAAACTTTTATTATGGTAAAGTTTCAATTCTTCATCACAAAGGAGAAAGCACCATTAAGAATGAAGTATACCTCAATAGGTTTTACGGAGCTATGCAGATCTTTATTGACAAATATTATAAAGAATCGAAGCCTGTACAATATTCATTTTTAAAAGCAGGCCTGATGCTGCGCCATAAGATTGAAAAGATTAAGTTAAAATAA
- the recR gene encoding recombination mediator RecR yields MDYPSKVLAKAVDEISGLPGIGRKTALRLALHLLKQPNSRAVSLGNSLINLVNEIKYCKECHNFSDFDICEICSNEKRNGELICIVEDVRDVIAIENTGKYTGKYLILGGKISPMEGVGPGQLNISSIEKKLNEGKVKEFIFALSATMEGDTTAYYIYKKFKSFNVNFSSIARGISVGDELEYADEISLGRSIINRLPYNEKD; encoded by the coding sequence ATGGATTACCCAAGTAAAGTATTGGCAAAGGCGGTAGATGAGATTTCGGGGTTACCCGGGATTGGAAGAAAAACGGCTTTGAGGTTAGCACTACATTTGTTGAAGCAGCCCAATTCCAGAGCTGTAAGTCTTGGAAATTCCCTGATTAACCTTGTCAACGAAATAAAGTACTGTAAAGAATGTCACAATTTTTCAGATTTTGACATCTGTGAAATATGCAGCAATGAAAAGAGAAATGGTGAACTGATCTGCATCGTTGAAGATGTGCGGGATGTGATTGCTATTGAGAATACCGGAAAATACACAGGAAAATATCTGATCCTTGGCGGGAAAATTTCTCCAATGGAAGGAGTGGGCCCCGGGCAGTTAAATATTTCAAGCATTGAAAAGAAATTGAATGAAGGAAAGGTGAAGGAATTTATTTTTGCATTGAGTGCTACTATGGAAGGAGATACAACAGCATATTACATTTACAAGAAATTTAAAAGTTTCAATGTGAATTTTTCAAGCATTGCAAGGGGAATTTCAGTAGGAGATGAATTGGAATATGCTGATGAAATTTCTTTAGGAAGATCCATTATCAACAGGCTGCCATATAACGAAAAGGATTAA
- a CDS encoding M16 family metallopeptidase produces MKKQLTYIAAAFFFTGMVSAQKIDLNAMPKPGPTPAINIAKPKTFQLSNGLTVMVVENNKLPRVSASLSMDRPPYHEGAVTGVSEIMAEQFENGTTNISKDDFNKKVDYLGANLNFSSGGASANSLSKYFPEVLGLMADAIINPKFSAEEIQNSKERAVEGLKSEEKNASSIAERVSNALMYGKNTSRGEFETVESINKIQLADVQNTYKKYYAPDNAYLVIVGDVKFDQVKPLIEKAFSGWKKVNTPIAPLEPASNVAKTEINVVDVPSAVQSVVSLNNLNNLKMKDANYFPATIANYILGGGGEARLFMNLREKNGFTYGAYSSMVASKYSPQFSASASVRNEVTDKAVKEFMNELNAISTVKPEELANAKAKLKGSFIMSLEQPATIARFALNQKVQDLPADFYTNYLKSIDKVTAADVANAVKATILPNQSRIFIAGKASDISEGLEKLGYPVKYFDKDANSVAKPTVQKVDASVTVASIADKYINAIGGKANLAKITSYTTNASMSMQGQNIDFKIVKAQGGKELTTVTAMGQVVQKQVFDGKTGYSMQMGQKVDITPEEIAEKQKNPELFEELGFAKSADYKLGGIEKIGGEDSYAIKSGDTTYYYSVATGLKTGETKKVKAKGQEMTIPTTFSNYKDVEGVKMPYTISVSQMGMDMTMNVKTYEINKATDADFK; encoded by the coding sequence ATGAAAAAGCAATTAACATATATAGCTGCAGCATTTTTCTTTACAGGAATGGTTTCAGCACAAAAAATAGATCTTAATGCAATGCCGAAGCCGGGACCTACTCCTGCCATTAACATTGCGAAGCCAAAAACTTTCCAGCTAAGCAATGGTCTTACGGTAATGGTGGTTGAGAACAATAAACTGCCAAGAGTAAGCGCAAGCCTTTCTATGGACAGACCTCCATACCACGAAGGAGCTGTAACCGGAGTAAGCGAAATTATGGCTGAACAGTTCGAAAACGGAACAACCAATATCAGCAAAGATGATTTCAACAAAAAAGTGGATTATCTTGGAGCGAATCTGAACTTCTCTTCAGGAGGTGCTTCTGCCAATTCACTTTCAAAATATTTCCCTGAAGTTTTAGGTTTGATGGCTGATGCAATCATTAATCCTAAATTCTCTGCCGAAGAAATTCAAAACTCTAAAGAAAGAGCAGTCGAAGGATTAAAGTCTGAGGAAAAAAATGCTTCTTCTATTGCTGAAAGAGTTTCTAATGCTTTGATGTATGGAAAAAATACGTCAAGAGGAGAGTTTGAAACTGTGGAGTCTATCAACAAAATTCAGCTTGCTGATGTTCAGAATACTTACAAAAAATACTATGCTCCGGACAATGCTTACTTAGTAATTGTAGGAGATGTAAAATTTGATCAGGTAAAGCCTTTGATTGAGAAAGCCTTCAGTGGCTGGAAAAAAGTGAACACTCCTATTGCTCCGTTAGAACCTGCTTCCAATGTAGCTAAAACGGAGATCAACGTAGTAGATGTTCCTTCTGCAGTACAGTCTGTTGTTTCATTAAACAACCTGAACAACCTGAAAATGAAAGATGCTAACTACTTCCCTGCAACAATCGCCAACTACATTCTTGGTGGTGGTGGAGAAGCAAGACTTTTCATGAACCTTAGAGAGAAAAACGGATTCACTTATGGAGCTTATTCAAGTATGGTTGCCAGCAAGTATTCTCCGCAATTCTCTGCAAGTGCAAGTGTAAGAAACGAAGTTACAGACAAAGCCGTTAAAGAATTCATGAATGAACTTAACGCAATCTCTACAGTAAAACCAGAAGAATTGGCCAATGCTAAAGCTAAGCTGAAAGGATCTTTCATCATGTCTTTGGAACAGCCGGCTACTATTGCAAGGTTTGCTTTAAATCAAAAAGTTCAGGATCTTCCAGCTGATTTCTACACCAATTACTTAAAATCTATCGATAAGGTAACTGCTGCAGATGTTGCAAATGCTGTAAAAGCTACTATTTTACCTAACCAAAGCAGAATTTTCATTGCAGGTAAAGCATCTGATATTTCTGAAGGATTGGAAAAACTAGGTTATCCTGTAAAATATTTTGATAAGGATGCCAACTCTGTTGCAAAACCAACTGTACAAAAAGTAGATGCCAGTGTAACGGTTGCCTCTATTGCAGATAAATACATCAATGCTATCGGAGGGAAAGCTAATTTAGCTAAAATCACTTCGTATACCACGAATGCTTCAATGTCTATGCAAGGACAAAACATCGATTTTAAAATCGTTAAGGCACAAGGCGGAAAGGAGCTTACTACTGTAACAGCAATGGGACAGGTTGTTCAGAAGCAGGTATTTGACGGAAAGACTGGTTATTCTATGCAAATGGGACAAAAAGTAGACATCACACCGGAAGAAATTGCTGAAAAACAAAAGAACCCGGAGCTTTTCGAAGAATTAGGTTTTGCAAAATCTGCTGATTATAAATTAGGAGGAATTGAGAAAATTGGTGGTGAAGATTCTTATGCTATTAAAAGTGGAGATACTACGTATTACTATAGCGTTGCAACAGGATTAAAAACCGGAGAAACCAAAAAAGTAAAAGCTAAAGGTCAGGAAATGACAATCCCAACAACATTCTCAAATTACAAAGATGTAGAAGGGGTAAAAATGCCATACACCATCTCTGTAAGCCAGATGGGAATGGATATGACAATGAATGTAAAGACTTATGAGATCAATAAGGCTACTGATGCTGATTTTAAATAA
- the secG gene encoding preprotein translocase subunit SecG, with protein sequence MDTIFTLLMVLVMVASVLLVIIVMAQNPKGGGLSSTFGGASSAQFGVQRTNDFMEKATWTLGGTIIVLILLSVVLTGKPSQVAPTQKQPVKKEAPAKQSAPASSTTTPVKAPAAPAK encoded by the coding sequence ATGGATACTATATTTACACTATTGATGGTTCTTGTTATGGTTGCCAGCGTTTTATTGGTAATTATCGTTATGGCACAAAACCCAAAAGGAGGAGGCCTTTCCAGTACATTCGGAGGTGCATCATCTGCACAGTTTGGAGTACAGAGAACCAATGATTTCATGGAAAAAGCAACATGGACTCTAGGCGGAACTATCATTGTTCTTATCCTTTTAAGCGTTGTTCTTACAGGGAAACCATCTCAGGTAGCTCCTACACAGAAACAGCCAGTGAAGAAAGAAGCCCCTGCAAAACAGTCAGCTCCTGCTTCTTCTACAACAACTCCGGTAAAAGCTCCTGCAGCACCGGCAAAATAA